The Vibrio sp. 10N DNA window TTAACCGCGATAGCCCACAGATATCAAAAATTGTTTTGTATCGTCGGGTTTTTGCACAAATCATTTGACAATTGAGCGCAAATGAGGGATATTCCTCGCCCTTAAATTGTCACCGAACTAAGTTTTTGGGAGTTAGACCCTTGGCAAACAGTAAATCTGCTAAGAAGCGCGCTATCCAAGCTGAGAAACGTCGCCAGCACAACGCTAGCCGTCGTTCTATGATGCGCACTTACATGAAGAAAACAATCGCAGCTATCGAAGCTGGCGACAAAGAAGCAGCAACTTCAGCATTTGCAGAAGTTACTCCAATCCTTGACCGTATGGCGACTAAAGGCCTTATTCATAAGAATAAAGCTGCTCGTCACAAGGCACGCTTCTCTGCTGCAATCAAAGCTCTATAATTTAGACTTTGACTTGTGTTAAAAAAACCGGCTAAGGCCGGTTTTTTTGTATCTGCGTTTTCAGCATTAAAAAGAGAACATTCGCTACGAAAGTGCAGCGAACGATATCACTTACTCATCACTGCAATACATGCCATGCAAGGTTTCAATCAACTGGCGTACCTCATTGCTGCTCAAAGTATAAAATACGGTTTGTGCTTCTTTACGCGTGGACACCAGCCCATCACGGCGCAGCCACGCCAAATGCTGAGACAATGCCGATTGACTCAACTCCAAACGCGCGCATAACTCACCAACCGACAACTCGGTATTATGTAGCATGCACAGAATTTGCAGGCGTCTCTCGTTAGCCATCGCTTTTAAGAGTACTACCGCTTGTGATGCGTTTTTCTCCATATCCTGCAAGTTCATAATCTACCTCTAATGATTTGATGGCACGGTTACCAATGTGCCAGTCTTTGTCACGGAAAATGATAACGTTAGTAATTTCCGATATATTTTACATGGTTAGACCACGCATGCTAAGGCTTTGTTTAATTAAGTGTTGTTGAAATGAATAAATTGATAACCAACTCCAAAGTTAAAACGTCAACAACTCGGTAAAGTCCGCTTCGCAGACACTTTTTACCGCTGGATGCTGGATCATGCGCTCCGCAAAAATAACGTAATACTCTTCTTTAATGTCTTCGATATCCCCAATCAACTGTAAGTTGCGTTTGTCTTTTATCTCAGACATATAGATGCTTGGAGCTAAGAAAATGACATCCTCTTTATACATAGAGAAGGCTTTCATCAGAGCAACATCATCAAATTCACCCAATATATTTGGCTGGATTCCCTGTTGATCAAACCATTGGATAACTTTGCGTCCCATTGATGTACGACTGCCAGGGATTAGCAGACGGCTCTGCTCAAGTACCTCAGGAAAACGTACATTTTCTAAATGGCCAGAGGTAAAAAAGCTCATTCGGCTCTCACCCAGCTTCTTACTAAACAGCCCCGGACTTTGGCTCGAATCCACCGGGCAGTCAGACAGAATCATATCCAGCTTATGCTGAGCCAGCTGTTCAAGCAGCATCTCGTGCGTCGATTCAAAACAGCGTAGGTGAATATTGTTATCTTCTGGGATCGTCGTCATCAAGATCTTACTGACTAAGCGCTTAGATAAAGCATCCGCCACCCCAACATCAAACAATAAGTTTGAGCGCTGACTGTAGTTGACGATATCGAGCATCTCGTAGCTCAGTCCAAACATTCGGTCAGCATACTTGTAGACCAGTTGCCCCAACTCCGTTGGCTCGACACTTCGTCCGTTTCGTTTGGTCAGCTTGCCATCCATGCGCTCTTCAAGCGCTTTGATCTGACCGGTAACCGTCTGTGGAGTCAAAAACAACGCATCGGCTGCTTTGGTAACGGAACCTTGTTTACATACCATCCAAAAGTAATACAAGTGGTTATAGTTGAGGTGAGACATGCTAAATCGCCTAAAATGAGTGACTCTCTTTTATAGCAAAATCTCGCCACGCCAACAATATTCGATATAACCGATAATATTGAGTTCTTACTTGTCATTTTTACGAACTAACCACTGTCACATTCGCCACATCACTGTCATATAAATGACAAAGCGGTCAATATAAATCGATTTAATTCATTAATAACGTAAGATTAATCTCTTTTTCTCAACCAGAATTAATCCATTAAATATCAATGGTTTATTAGCGTAAATGCATTTTTACAGTGCAAAATTCAACCAATGATCGCACTTAAATCACATAGAAATAGTTTCGTCATATTTCTGTAATATTCGAGTTCTACTATCGCCTCAGATTCAACAACAGGCCGCTAATAGATTAACCAAAGGCCAAACGGAGAAAACTATGATGAACCAAGCAACTACAGCGACGACTCCTATGTCGACTACGACGCGTTGGCTGCGCTGGGCTAACTTGGCATTCATGCTTTACCTATTGCTACTTGCTGTTTCTATGGTAGGTAGTGGCTTCAAAATGGCGACTGGTGAGCACGCGAAAGTGCTATTCGAGTTTGCTTCACACCCTGTTGCAGGCTTGATGATCGGTTTGGTTGCTACGGCACTGATCCAATCCTCTAGTACCGTTACATCTATTATTGTTGGCTTGGTAGCCGGTGGCCTACCTGTCACGACAGCAATCCCAATGATCATGGGTGCTAATATTGGTACAACGGTAACCAATACCTTAGTCAGTCTTGGTCACGTTCGTTGTAACACCGAGTTTAAGCGTGCCTTTGCAAGTGCAACGATTCACGACTTCTTCAACTTGTTGGCTGTTGCTATCTTCCTGCCGCTAGAAATGATGTTTGGCGTGCTGGACAAGATCTCTAGCTGGCTTGTATCGCCAATGATGGCAACAGGCGACATGAGCATGAAGGGTCTGAACTTCATCAAACCAATCACTAAGCCAGTAGTAAGCGCAATTCAAGAGCCGCTCAGTGCCTTTGGTGGTGTGACCGGTGGTGTACTACTTATCGTTCTTGGTATCGCAACTATCTTCGTTGCTATCACGGTAATGGGTAAACTGATGAAGAGCCTAATGGTTGGTCGTGCTCGCGAAATTCTAAAGAACGCAATTGGTCGTGGTCCAATTCACGGTATCGTGTCTGGCTCTATCGTGACTGTATTGGTTCAATCTTCATCGACAACGACAAGCTTAATGGTTCCACTCGTAGGTACCGGTGCTCTAAAGGTTCGTGATGTATACCCATTCACACTAGGTGCAAATATTGGTACCTGTATCACAGGTCTGCTTGCTGCGACTGCTGTCTCAGGTGAGTTCGCGGTATTTGCTCTGCAGATTGCTCTAGTGCATTTGGTGTTCAATATCCTGGCAACGGTACTTATCTTCGGTATTCCGTTCCTGCGCGAGCTGCCAGTGAAAGGGGCGGACTTTATCTCTGATATGGCCATCAAAAATAAAGCAGTGGTCGCGGGTTACCTAGTGTCTATCTTTGTGGTTATTCCTGGCTCGATTCTGGCTCTAACCGCCTAAAGACAACAAGAACATTGAAAAACGCTCAGCACATGCTGAGCGTTTTTGTTTTTAGAAATCACCATAATCGTAGGCATCGTACGCGTCGTAATGATCAATTATATCCACATCGTCAACGTAGTCCCAATAGTAGTAACGGTCATAGTAGTAGTTGTAATAAGGATCGCCGACATAATAGGTTTTGATGCGCTTATCTTCCGTCCAAAGGTAATAGTTAGACGCTTTCAATACTGGCACAGACAGCGTCTGCTCGCCGACTTTAATTTCCGTTTGGCCTTCAATCGTACCGACAAAGGTCATAGGTTTACCTAGCACGAAGATGTTCGGATCTAAGAATCGCTCTACTTTGACCACAAAACGACTGCTTCCTTGGCGTGTTTCATCGGGTCGCCCTTTATCATCAAGTTCAAAATAACTGATTTGCAGCTCACTACTGCTTGCTGATGGATTAGAGAGTTTTGCTACCACCCCACCCCAGCGCGCAGGTTGACCTTTGTAAGGCGTAGCATCAGGGCTCACGTCTTGATAACTCACCAACAGCTTTTCATCGGCAACTTTGATCTCATCAGGGCCGCTACTACAACCCACTAGCAGGGCTGCCAATATCCATACATACGCTCGCATTTTCTGCTCTCCTATTTCTCACTTAACTCATTATGAGTCATGCAGTTACCGCTTCGCAAGTCACAGCCTATTGTTGAGTCTTTGCATCTTATTATTGATGCGTTCTTATCAAGGCACACCGTCAATACAGCACAACAATACCCAGACTGGAAACTGACCCAAGATTGACGTTGACCAACTTACCGTTTGTTATGCCGTTGTTTACTCTATTACGCAATCACTATGTATAGGACTCTGTCATGAAAACAAAATTTCTACTTCTTGCCACACTTATCGCCTCACCAAGCTTCGCATACTACTGCGACCAGACCGCAGAAGGCGCTATTGATGGTGCAGTAGATGGAGCGATCACAGGTGCTGTTGTTGGTGGTATTGTGGATGGCGGTAGCGGCGCCGCTGCTGGCGCAGCGATTGGCGGAGGCACAGGGGCCGTTGTCGGCACTATCGATGGCGCTTACGACGAAGAAGCGTGTGAAGTCGTGACGGACGTTGTCGTTGAAGATGAAATCATTGCGGAAGAAGTCGTTGAAGAAGAAGTGATCGAAGAAGAGATCGTCGACGAGGAGATCGCCGAAGAGTACTACTACGACTAACGTTTTACCTTCACATTTTGGCAGTTACCTAGAGGTAACACTCCCCTATGTTACTGCCATCTTTTTACCTCAGCGATAGACTGCAACCAGTGAACTCTACGAAAAGGTCCATTATGCACAAAATCGCTCTCGTTACCGGTGCGTTTCAAGGGATCGGTCTCGCCACATCAGAGATGCTCATGGAACAAGGATTCCATGTGATTATGGCTGACATCCAATCTTGCAGCGCCCTAGCCAATGAATTTCGCCAAAAAGGTTACCTTGCGTCGCACGTTAAAATTGACCTTGCGATGTCTTCCATGTTTCCTGCTATCGCCAATAAAATTCACGATGAATTTGGTCGCTTAGATGTCTTAGTCAATAACGCGTCTATCTTGACCGACTTTGGTAAACATCCATCATTAATCGATGAAGACACCTACCGACGAGTCATTGAAGTCAATCAAATTGGTCCCTTTTTGCTTACACGCGCATTAACGCCACTGCTGAAACAATCCTCGGGGGCCCGCGTAGTCAATGTGTCGAGCCAAGCAGCGCAGCTATCACAACTGTCAAACATGCACTCACCATGGCGAGATGACGTCTGCGCAGCGTATCAATCATCGAAAATTGGCGTCAACGCTAATACGGTACTGTTTGCCAAAGAGCTAGAGCCGTTTGGTATCAAAGTCAACTCGTATTGTCCTGGCTGGGTTGACTCAGGCATGAACCTCGATGAATTGCCAGAATATGGCGACAACGTAAAGTTGAAAACGCCTCGAGAAGGCGCTGATACCGCGATTTGGTTGGCTACATTGGAAGAAGATGGCCCAACGGCAGGCTTCTTTACCGAACGAGAAGCTATCAGCTGGTAAATAACACAACGCCGAGCAGAGCGCTCGGCGTTTTAGTTATCTTATCGAAAGAAAGCGTTATACAGAGAAAGGATAACGAATAGCTTCGTGGCTCTCGTAACCGATCACTTCAAAATCATCCAGCGTCACCCAAGTTTCCAGATCTTCTAGTGACTTGATGTTTGGATTAATGCGGAACTCTGGCGCCGCCAAAGGCTCACGTTTAAGCTGCACATCACGCATCAGCTCAAGCTGGTCTTCATAAATATGCGCATTCACAATCTTGTGATAAGCCTGACCCGGCTTCTTGCCCGTAATTTGCGCCATGATGGCTAAGAACACGTACACCTGAACCATATTGAAGTTAAGCCCCAGCGGCACGTCACAAGAGCGCTGCGTGCTGTTTAGGTATAACGTATCGCCCAGCAGTGAAAAGTGGTGGCTGTACATGCAAGGACGTAGGCACCCCATGTGGAACTCACCTGGGTTATAGAAGTTGAGAATTTCGCCACGGTCATCGACGCCTTTAGAAAGATCATCGACAATCTTGCGCAACTGATCAATATGACCACCATCCGGCTTCGCCCATGCGCGACCTTGAACACCATAGACACGTCCCATATCGTCTTCGCCTTTACGATATGGGTTGTTTAACCACGCTTCATTAAGATTAGCGTTAGCATCCCATGTTTTGGTGCCCAACTTGCGAAAATCTTCTGCATTATCATAGCCGCGGATGTAGCCAAGTAGCTCTGCCACGGCCGCTTTCCAAAAGCTTTTGCGAGTAGTGACCAATGGAAAGGCATTGCCAGCAACATCGTAAGTGAGATCGGCATTAACCACGGTTAAACAACGTTTACCAGTGCGCTCGTTCTCAACCCAAACACCCTCGTCAACGATTCGCTGACATAAGTCTAAATACTGCTTCACGACAATTCCTATTACTTCGATACTTTTGGTGTAGTTGCGCCGTTCACTTTATAAGCCCACGCAACCATCAAGCCGCCAATGATCACCATTGGCAATGAGAGGATTTGGCCCATTGAGATAAATCCACCAAACAAACCAAGATGTGCATCCGGCTCGCGAACGTACTCTACCATAAATCTAAAGGTTCCATAACCAAGCAAGAACAGGCCAGAGACTGAACCTTCAGGGCGTGGTTTGCGGATAAACCAGTTCAAAATAAGGAATAGCACCACACCTTCTAACGCAAACTCATACAGCTGAGATGGGTGGCGCGGCAGCGGACCGCCGTTCGGGAAGATGATCGCCCATGGTACATCCGTCACGCGTCCCCAAAGCTCGCTATTCATGAAGTTACCAAGACGCCCCATGCCCAAACCAAACGGCACCAGTGGCGCTATGAAGTCTGCAACATTGAAAAAAGTGCGACCGTTTTTACGTGCGTACCAGAACATCGCTGTGATAACACCCAGCAAGCCACCATGGAACGACATGCCGCCAGTCCATACCTTGAATAGGTACAACGGATCTTGTAGCAGCTCTTCAAACCCGTAAAACAATACGTAACCAACACGACCACCGATGACTACCCCAAGAAAGCCAGCAAACAGAAGATCCGATACTTGCTCACGTGTCCAACCTGAACCTGACTTGTCTGCGCGGCGATTGGCAAGCCACAGGGCAAAGGCAAAACCGATCAAGTACATCAAACCGTACCAACGAACAGACAGAGGACCTAACTCAAACAGAACAGGGTCAATATTTGGAAACTGGATATATCCCTGAGACATAAAACGCTCACTTAAAGTTATTAAATAATGGGGCTAAAACATCATAGAAAATGCCACGAACAATAGAAAGACTGCAAAAATCTTTTTAAGTTTCGGTGTTGGCATCGTCGTCGCCAATTTGGCACCAAATCGCGTCGTCACCATTGAAGTGGCGGCAATCGCAAACAAAGCAGGTAGGTAAACATAACCGATACTGAACTCGGGCAACCCTTCAACCTTTGCGCCATGAAACACAAAGCCTAACATGCCTGCCAGTGCAATCACACAACCACAAACGGAAGAAGAGCCCACCGCGCGGCGCATTTCAACGCCATGTTTACTCAAAAATGGCACCGACATAGAGCCACCACCGATGCCCGCAAGACTCGACACCATGCCAATTCCCGCACCGCAACACGTGGTGACAAAAGGAGATGGCAGATTCCGTACTGATTGAGATTTGATCGATAAGAACATTTGAATCGCTAACATCAAAACGATAAAAGCAAACACCTTTGGTAGGTAGTGCGATGGAATCCACTCTGCGATGTAAGAGCCCGCAAACCCGCCGATGACCACGCCCGGCATCAGCCACTTAATCACAAACAAATCAACATTACCTAGCTTAAGGTGATTTATCGCCGATGAGCCGGAGGTAATAATGATCGAAGCAAGAGAGGTCGCCAGCGCGATATGCATGACAAGCTCACTGCCAATACCAAACTTAGGTAGCAAAAACGCCAGCGCAGGTACAACAATCAGACCGCCGCCAATCCCCAGCAAGCCCGACATAGTTCCTACCACAGCACCAAGCAGTAGCAACAGCAATATCAATTCGTAATTCACAACAAGACCAAAATATAAGAGTTAAAATTTACCTGCACGGATAAAGCCTGCAAGACCTTTGGCCTCAAAGAAATCGCGCATTTGATTGTAGATGATTTTTCCGTAGGGTTGCATCAGCGCTTTGTCAGCAAGTTGCTTAAGCTCATCGAGTGAACTCTGCGCAAGCAAGTACTTCACTTTTGCTACGTTGGAGGTGTTCATACTCAAGGTATCGTAACCTAAGCCAACGAGTAGAAGCGCGCCAATCGGGTCACCTGCTAACTCGCCACAGATACACACCGGTAAGTCATAGGCTTGGCAAGTCGCAAAAATGTGTTTCATTGCCGCAAGCACCGATGGATGCAGCGTCTCATATATGTCAGCCACTTGTGCATTATTGCGATCAACCGCCAATAAGTATTGCGTTAAGTCATTAGTGCCCACCGAGACGAAATCAACTCTTTCTGCCATGAATGGCAAAATATACAGCATCGATGGGACTTCAATCATCACACCGATTTGCGGTCTTTTCACCTCTGGATGAGCCTCATGCACTTCCTGATAGGCTTGTTCAATCAAAATTGCCGCATCATCAAACTCTTGCACCGAAGAGACCATTGGCAGCAAAATGCTCAGATTATCGATGCCAATACTGGCACGTAACATCGCGCGAAGCTGAATCAAAAAGATATCAGGATGATCGAGGGTAAAACGGATCCCCCGCCAACCCAAAAATGGGTTGTCCTCATCGATAGGCAAATACGGCAACGCTTTATCACCACCAATATCCAATGTGCGCATGACGACTCGCTTATTCGAGTAAGCACTCAGCACTGATCGATATTGATGAAGCTGCTCTTCTTCCGATGGAAACTGCTGCTGCAATAAGAATGAAATTTCGGTGCGGTATAAGCCGACGCCATCAACGTTTTTATTGATAGAGATACTAGTATCAGCACTAAGACCGGCATTGAGCATCACTTGGATACGCTGACCATCTTTAGTGGCGGCCTCGAGATCAGCCGTCGACTCCACCATTTGTGACAGTTCCGACTCCTCGCTGACCAGCTCTCGGTATTCAACTAGCAGCTCTTGGCTAGGATCTGGGAAGATTTCACCGCTATAGCCATCAACAATGCCGAGCTTACCACTGAGGAGCTCCGGATTGGTATTCACCCCCATGACCGCGGGAATGCCCATGGCTCTGGACAAAATTGCCGCATGCGAGTTAGCCGCGCCTTCCAGCGATACCACAGCAAGCAATTGCTCTTTCGGAATAGACGCTAAAATCGAAGCCGTCAGCTCTCGAACCACTAAAATCACAGGCTCATTAAACTCGTGAATCGGGTACTCAGTGTCATGGAGGAAGAAAAGCAGTCGCTGACCAAGCTCCTTAATGTCTTGCGCCCGCTCGCGTAAATACACATCGGACATTTTTGCAAAGCGGTTGGCGTAGCTTTCGACGACTTGGCGTAATGCCCAATCTGCTTTGTCCCCTTTTTGGATCTGAGCTTTGAGGTCGTTTCTCAGCATCGGATCGTTGAGCAAGTGAGTAAACAGATCAAATATCGCCAGCGCATCTTTATTTAGCTCTAAATCGAGCTTTTTGCGCATGCGTTTAAAGTCCGCCAGCGCATGCTCAATCGCAACCGAGAGCATCTCTTGCTCACGCGCCACATCAAGAGTGGACGCTGGGA harbors:
- a CDS encoding sulfite exporter TauE/SafE family protein gives rise to the protein MNYELILLLLLLGAVVGTMSGLLGIGGGLIVVPALAFLLPKFGIGSELVMHIALATSLASIIITSGSSAINHLKLGNVDLFVIKWLMPGVVIGGFAGSYIAEWIPSHYLPKVFAFIVLMLAIQMFLSIKSQSVRNLPSPFVTTCCGAGIGMVSSLAGIGGGSMSVPFLSKHGVEMRRAVGSSSVCGCVIALAGMLGFVFHGAKVEGLPEFSIGYVYLPALFAIAATSMVTTRFGAKLATTMPTPKLKKIFAVFLLFVAFSMMF
- a CDS encoding Slp family lipoprotein: MRAYVWILAALLVGCSSGPDEIKVADEKLLVSYQDVSPDATPYKGQPARWGGVVAKLSNPSASSSELQISYFELDDKGRPDETRQGSSRFVVKVERFLDPNIFVLGKPMTFVGTIEGQTEIKVGEQTLSVPVLKASNYYLWTEDKRIKTYYVGDPYYNYYYDRYYYWDYVDDVDIIDHYDAYDAYDYGDF
- a CDS encoding ArsR/SmtB family transcription factor, with product MNLQDMEKNASQAVVLLKAMANERRLQILCMLHNTELSVGELCARLELSQSALSQHLAWLRRDGLVSTRKEAQTVFYTLSSNEVRQLIETLHGMYCSDE
- the rpsT gene encoding 30S ribosomal protein S20, with the protein product MANSKSAKKRAIQAEKRRQHNASRRSMMRTYMKKTIAAIEAGDKEAATSAFAEVTPILDRMATKGLIHKNKAARHKARFSAAIKAL
- a CDS encoding thymidylate synthase yields the protein MKQYLDLCQRIVDEGVWVENERTGKRCLTVVNADLTYDVAGNAFPLVTTRKSFWKAAVAELLGYIRGYDNAEDFRKLGTKTWDANANLNEAWLNNPYRKGEDDMGRVYGVQGRAWAKPDGGHIDQLRKIVDDLSKGVDDRGEILNFYNPGEFHMGCLRPCMYSHHFSLLGDTLYLNSTQRSCDVPLGLNFNMVQVYVFLAIMAQITGKKPGQAYHKIVNAHIYEDQLELMRDVQLKREPLAAPEFRINPNIKSLEDLETWVTLDDFEVIGYESHEAIRYPFSV
- the nhaR gene encoding transcriptional activator NhaR encodes the protein MSHLNYNHLYYFWMVCKQGSVTKAADALFLTPQTVTGQIKALEERMDGKLTKRNGRSVEPTELGQLVYKYADRMFGLSYEMLDIVNYSQRSNLLFDVGVADALSKRLVSKILMTTIPEDNNIHLRCFESTHEMLLEQLAQHKLDMILSDCPVDSSQSPGLFSKKLGESRMSFFTSGHLENVRFPEVLEQSRLLIPGSRTSMGRKVIQWFDQQGIQPNILGEFDDVALMKAFSMYKEDVIFLAPSIYMSEIKDKRNLQLIGDIEDIKEEYYVIFAERMIQHPAVKSVCEADFTELLTF
- a CDS encoding SDR family NAD(P)-dependent oxidoreductase, with amino-acid sequence MHKIALVTGAFQGIGLATSEMLMEQGFHVIMADIQSCSALANEFRQKGYLASHVKIDLAMSSMFPAIANKIHDEFGRLDVLVNNASILTDFGKHPSLIDEDTYRRVIEVNQIGPFLLTRALTPLLKQSSGARVVNVSSQAAQLSQLSNMHSPWRDDVCAAYQSSKIGVNANTVLFAKELEPFGIKVNSYCPGWVDSGMNLDELPEYGDNVKLKTPREGADTAIWLATLEEDGPTAGFFTEREAISW
- the lgt gene encoding prolipoprotein diacylglyceryl transferase, producing MSQGYIQFPNIDPVLFELGPLSVRWYGLMYLIGFAFALWLANRRADKSGSGWTREQVSDLLFAGFLGVVIGGRVGYVLFYGFEELLQDPLYLFKVWTGGMSFHGGLLGVITAMFWYARKNGRTFFNVADFIAPLVPFGLGMGRLGNFMNSELWGRVTDVPWAIIFPNGGPLPRHPSQLYEFALEGVVLFLILNWFIRKPRPEGSVSGLFLLGYGTFRFMVEYVREPDAHLGLFGGFISMGQILSLPMVIIGGLMVAWAYKVNGATTPKVSK
- the ptsP gene encoding phosphoenolpyruvate--protein phosphotransferase, with product MLSQLRDIVEHVSKVEDVHAALEMLVQQTCSAMNTECCTIYLANDDKQRLELMATQGLTFQGDTIHIGFDEGLVGLVKRTAEPINLAEAAKHPAFKFFPELGEDVYHSFLGTPIIHRKQVLGVLVVQQKNSRQFSEMEESFLVTLAAQIAVLIAHAIAQGHGFFDDNAAPVIKGIGASSGVAIGPIWWDNTQPDLSDVFPASTLDVAREQEMLSVAIEHALADFKRMRKKLDLELNKDALAIFDLFTHLLNDPMLRNDLKAQIQKGDKADWALRQVVESYANRFAKMSDVYLRERAQDIKELGQRLLFFLHDTEYPIHEFNEPVILVVRELTASILASIPKEQLLAVVSLEGAANSHAAILSRAMGIPAVMGVNTNPELLSGKLGIVDGYSGEIFPDPSQELLVEYRELVSEESELSQMVESTADLEAATKDGQRIQVMLNAGLSADTSISINKNVDGVGLYRTEISFLLQQQFPSEEEQLHQYRSVLSAYSNKRVVMRTLDIGGDKALPYLPIDEDNPFLGWRGIRFTLDHPDIFLIQLRAMLRASIGIDNLSILLPMVSSVQEFDDAAILIEQAYQEVHEAHPEVKRPQIGVMIEVPSMLYILPFMAERVDFVSVGTNDLTQYLLAVDRNNAQVADIYETLHPSVLAAMKHIFATCQAYDLPVCICGELAGDPIGALLLVGLGYDTLSMNTSNVAKVKYLLAQSSLDELKQLADKALMQPYGKIIYNQMRDFFEAKGLAGFIRAGKF
- a CDS encoding Na/Pi symporter, whose translation is MNQATTATTPMSTTTRWLRWANLAFMLYLLLLAVSMVGSGFKMATGEHAKVLFEFASHPVAGLMIGLVATALIQSSSTVTSIIVGLVAGGLPVTTAIPMIMGANIGTTVTNTLVSLGHVRCNTEFKRAFASATIHDFFNLLAVAIFLPLEMMFGVLDKISSWLVSPMMATGDMSMKGLNFIKPITKPVVSAIQEPLSAFGGVTGGVLLIVLGIATIFVAITVMGKLMKSLMVGRAREILKNAIGRGPIHGIVSGSIVTVLVQSSSTTTSLMVPLVGTGALKVRDVYPFTLGANIGTCITGLLAATAVSGEFAVFALQIALVHLVFNILATVLIFGIPFLRELPVKGADFISDMAIKNKAVVAGYLVSIFVVIPGSILALTA